One Pelodiscus sinensis isolate JC-2024 chromosome 24, ASM4963464v1, whole genome shotgun sequence DNA segment encodes these proteins:
- the LOC102461137 gene encoding interferon-inducible GTPase 5-like isoform X1 encodes MALPWQGLQQLAGASMASQSSGDIIKLSKEELEALRAAFEEGNLAGVASRLQEMLVSLENVPLDVGVTGETGSGKSSFVNALRGLDDEDAGAARTGVVETTREPNPYQHPRYPNVTIWDLPGIGTPDFHPDAYLEQVGFSRYDIFFIITSQRFTANHAALARHIQDMDKSFYFVRSKVDVDLYSSFRCRSSSYSEEGVLQEIRQNCLEGLRAQGISSPRVFLLSAFDLSKYDFQLLEETLERELSHHKRHAFLMALPNISLHILEKKKAAMVKQMWLVSTMACGVHAAPIPGLLICCDMDALSRTLQGYCKGFGLDDDCLEKLAAQVGQPVEQLKAVIKSPLATEISNMLVVQLLKQAGGKVPKLSKEVLSSVPVLGTMASGALSFATTYKMLRSFMEEVIVSVQRVLIKAFEADAEN; translated from the exons ATGGCCCTGCCCTG gcaggggctgcagcagcttgcCGGAGCCAGCATGGCCTCACAGAGCAGTGGGGACATCATCAAGCTGTCGAaggaggagctggaggccctgagagCCGCCTTTGAGGAGGGGAACCTCGCTGGAGTGGCCTCCAGGCTGCAGGAGATGCTGGTGTCACTAGAGAACGTCCCGCTGGATGTGGGGGTCACAGGCGAGACCGGCTCTGGGAAGTCGTCCTTCGTCAATGCCCTTCGGGGCCTGGATGATGAGGATGCAGGCGCCGCCCGCACTGGCGTGGTGGAGACCACCAGGGAGCCCAATCCCTACCAGCACCCCCGGTATCCCAACGTGACCATCTGGGACCTGCCTGGGATTGGCACACCAGATTTCCACCCCGACGCCTACCTGGAGCAGGTCGGCTTCTCGCGCTATGACATCTTCTTCATCATCACCTCGCAGCGCTTCACCGCCAACCACGCCGCGCTGGCCCGCCACATCCAGGACATGGACAAGAGCTTCTACTTTGTCCGCTCCAAGGTGGATGTAGACCTGTATTCCTCCTTCAGGTGCCGATCATCCAGCTACAGTGAGGAGGGTGTGCTGCAGGAGATCCGGCAGAACTGCCTGGAGGGTCTGCGGGCCCAAGGCATCAGCTCGCCCCGTGTCTTCCTCCTCTCGGCCTTTGATCTCAGCAAGTACGACTTCCAGCTCCTGGAGGAGACACTGGAGAGGGAGCTGAGCCACCACAAGCGGCATGCCTTCCTGATGGCCCTGCCCAACATCTCCCTGCACATCCTGGAGAAGAAGAAGGCTGCCATGGTAAAGCAGATGTGGCTGGTCTCCACCATGGCTTGTGGTGTCCATGCCGCACCCATCCCAGGGCTCCTGATCTGCTGCGACATGGACGCCCTGTCCAGGACCTTGCAAGGTTATTGCAAGGGCTTTGGCCTGGATGATGACTGTCTGGAGAAGCTGGCGGCACAAGTggggcagccagtggagcagctgaaGGCCGTGATCAAGTCACCACTGGCCACGGAGATCTCCAACATGCTGGTGGTGCAGCTGCTGAAGCAGGCAGGTGGCAAGGTGCCCAAGCTCTCCAAGGAGGTGCTAAGCTCTGTCCCTGTGCTGGGCACCATGGCCTCTGGAGCACTGTCCTTTGCCACCACCTACAAGATGCTGAGGAGTTTCATGGAGGAAGTGATTGTCAGTGTCCAGAGGGTGCTGATCAAAGCCTTCGAGGCGGATGCTGAGAATTGa
- the LOC102461137 gene encoding interferon-inducible GTPase 5-like isoform X2 yields the protein MASQSSGDIIKLSKEELEALRAAFEEGNLAGVASRLQEMLVSLENVPLDVGVTGETGSGKSSFVNALRGLDDEDAGAARTGVVETTREPNPYQHPRYPNVTIWDLPGIGTPDFHPDAYLEQVGFSRYDIFFIITSQRFTANHAALARHIQDMDKSFYFVRSKVDVDLYSSFRCRSSSYSEEGVLQEIRQNCLEGLRAQGISSPRVFLLSAFDLSKYDFQLLEETLERELSHHKRHAFLMALPNISLHILEKKKAAMVKQMWLVSTMACGVHAAPIPGLLICCDMDALSRTLQGYCKGFGLDDDCLEKLAAQVGQPVEQLKAVIKSPLATEISNMLVVQLLKQAGGKVPKLSKEVLSSVPVLGTMASGALSFATTYKMLRSFMEEVIVSVQRVLIKAFEADAEN from the coding sequence ATGGCCTCACAGAGCAGTGGGGACATCATCAAGCTGTCGAaggaggagctggaggccctgagagCCGCCTTTGAGGAGGGGAACCTCGCTGGAGTGGCCTCCAGGCTGCAGGAGATGCTGGTGTCACTAGAGAACGTCCCGCTGGATGTGGGGGTCACAGGCGAGACCGGCTCTGGGAAGTCGTCCTTCGTCAATGCCCTTCGGGGCCTGGATGATGAGGATGCAGGCGCCGCCCGCACTGGCGTGGTGGAGACCACCAGGGAGCCCAATCCCTACCAGCACCCCCGGTATCCCAACGTGACCATCTGGGACCTGCCTGGGATTGGCACACCAGATTTCCACCCCGACGCCTACCTGGAGCAGGTCGGCTTCTCGCGCTATGACATCTTCTTCATCATCACCTCGCAGCGCTTCACCGCCAACCACGCCGCGCTGGCCCGCCACATCCAGGACATGGACAAGAGCTTCTACTTTGTCCGCTCCAAGGTGGATGTAGACCTGTATTCCTCCTTCAGGTGCCGATCATCCAGCTACAGTGAGGAGGGTGTGCTGCAGGAGATCCGGCAGAACTGCCTGGAGGGTCTGCGGGCCCAAGGCATCAGCTCGCCCCGTGTCTTCCTCCTCTCGGCCTTTGATCTCAGCAAGTACGACTTCCAGCTCCTGGAGGAGACACTGGAGAGGGAGCTGAGCCACCACAAGCGGCATGCCTTCCTGATGGCCCTGCCCAACATCTCCCTGCACATCCTGGAGAAGAAGAAGGCTGCCATGGTAAAGCAGATGTGGCTGGTCTCCACCATGGCTTGTGGTGTCCATGCCGCACCCATCCCAGGGCTCCTGATCTGCTGCGACATGGACGCCCTGTCCAGGACCTTGCAAGGTTATTGCAAGGGCTTTGGCCTGGATGATGACTGTCTGGAGAAGCTGGCGGCACAAGTggggcagccagtggagcagctgaaGGCCGTGATCAAGTCACCACTGGCCACGGAGATCTCCAACATGCTGGTGGTGCAGCTGCTGAAGCAGGCAGGTGGCAAGGTGCCCAAGCTCTCCAAGGAGGTGCTAAGCTCTGTCCCTGTGCTGGGCACCATGGCCTCTGGAGCACTGTCCTTTGCCACCACCTACAAGATGCTGAGGAGTTTCATGGAGGAAGTGATTGTCAGTGTCCAGAGGGTGCTGATCAAAGCCTTCGAGGCGGATGCTGAGAATTGa